Proteins found in one Panicum hallii strain FIL2 chromosome 4, PHallii_v3.1, whole genome shotgun sequence genomic segment:
- the LOC112889628 gene encoding B-box zinc finger protein 20-like: MLVRCDVCGAEPAAVLCCADEAALCSACDTRVHRANKLADKHRRIPLIHPSGDDSAAAAPLCDVCKERRGLVFCVEDRAILCADCDDPIHSANDLTAKHSRFLLVGAKLSAALVDQAPPSPDDCRGSGSDELHDVAAVCAPQAQGSCTAKSLALDCSNSYGGGGGGSSISDYLTNICPGWRVDDLLFDDAAFSAASEDRCDEHEQVPSLDADLFDVIAGRQGKRGALYGGAMGLEKVPAAASIAVPTAAKQQGRVRERHWSCDSDSDVFAVPEISLQPPAKKARPPAPTFWCF; encoded by the exons atgcTGGTGCGCTGCGACGTCTGCGGCGCCGAGCCGGCCGCCGTGCTCTGCTGCGCCGACGAGGCCGCGCTCTGCTCCGCCTGTGACACCCGCGTCCACCGCGCCAACAAGCTCGCCGACAAGCACCGCCGCATCCCGCTCATCCACCCCTCCGGCGACGactccgccgctgccgcgccgctcTGCGACGTCTGCAAG GAGCGGAGGGGCCTGGTGTTCTGCGTGGAGGACCGCGCCATCCTGTGCGCCGACTGCGACGACCCCATCCACAGCGCCAACGACCTCACCGCCAAGCACAGCCGCTTCCTCCTAGTCGGGGCCAAGCTCTCCGCCGCGCTCGTCGACCAGGCGCCCCCCTCCCCTGACGACTGCCGCGGCAGCGGCTCTGACGAGCTCCACGACGTCGCCGCCGTCTGCGCGCCTCAGGCGCAGGGCTCCTGCACGGCCAAGAGCTTGGCTCTTGATTGCAGCAACAGCtacggtggcggcggtggaggcagcAGCATCTCCGATTACCTCACCAACATCTGCCCCGGCTGGCGCGTCGACGACCTCCTCTTCGACGACGCCGCGTTCTCCGCTGCCTCA GAGGACAGGTGCGATGAGCACGAGCAGGTCCCGTCCCTGGACGCCGACCTCTTCGACGTGATAGCCGGCCGGCAGGGGAAGCGCGGCGCGTTGTACGGCGGCGCGATGGGGCTCGAGAAGGTGCCTGCTGCCGCCTCCATTGCGGTCCCGACGGCGGCCAAGCAGCAGGGCCGCGTGAGGGAGAGGCACTGGAGCTGCGACAGCGACAGCGACGTGTTCGCGGTGCCGGAGATCTCGCTGCAGCCGCCGGCCAAGAaggcgcggccgccggcgccgactTTCTGGTGCTTCTGA
- the LOC112890798 gene encoding tRNA-dihydrouridine(16/17) synthase [NAD(P)(+)]-like — protein sequence MPLRRLAPHLTSPRRRLRPLNPSPAMPPAADAAHLATAADPDEDLCSSAAAAAAGEVAPAPPLPPPPVSAEERIERAWAHWRRLGSPRLMVAPMVDNSELPFRILCRRYGADAAYTPMLHSRIFSENEKYRSMEFTTCKEDRPLFVQFCANDPDILLQAAKMVEPHCDYVDINFGCPQRIARRGNYGAFLMDNLPLVKSLVENLSANLHVPVSVKIRIFPRLEDTLAYAKMLEEAGASLVAVHGRTRDEKDGKKFRADWDAIKAVKDALRVPVLANGNIRHMEDVKNCLEHTGADGVLSAETLLENPALFAGFRTKEWKEDCGENEDSGLDQADLVIEYLKLCEQYPVPWRMVRSHVHKMLGDWFRVHPEVREELNKQNILTFEWLHDMVMRLKKLGGRVPLYKKESALQTTADGLAASNA from the exons ATGCCACTGCGCCGACTCGCTCCGCACCTCAcgagcccgcgccgccgcctccgccccctgaaccctagccccgccatgccgccggccgccgacgccgcccacCTAGCCACGGCGGCAGACCCCGACGAGGACctctgctccagcgccgccgccgcggcggcgggggaggtcgcgccggccccgcccctcccgccgccgccggtgtccGCGGAGGAGAGGATCGAGCGCGCGTGGGCGCACTGGAGGCGCCTGGGGTCCCCGCGGCTGATGGTGGCGCCCATGGTGGATAATTCCGAGCTTCCCTTCCGCATACTGTGCCGACGCTACGGCGCCGACGCGGCATACACGCCCATGCTccactcccgcatcttctccgaGAACGAGAAGTATAGGTCCATGGAGTTTACCACGTGCAAG GAGGACCGGCCACTTTTTGTTCAGTTTTGTGCAAATGACCCTGACATTTTGTTACAAGCTGCAAAGATGGTGGAACCACATTGCGATTATGTTGACATCAATTTTGG ATGCCCCCAGCGTATTGCAAGACGGGGGAACTATGGGGCATTTCTCATGGACAACCTTCCCCTCGTAAAATCCCTTGTCGAGAATCTATCAGCTAACCTTCATGTTCCAGTCTCAGTTAAGATTCGCATATTTCCACGGTTGGAAGACACACTAGCCTATGCAAAGATGCTTGAGGAAGCTGGAGCTTCTCTTGTGGCTGTCCATGGTCGGACAAGAGACGAAAAGGATGGGAAGAAATTTCGAGCAGACTGGGATGCCATCAAGGCCGTCAAAGATGCTCTCAGAGTACCTGTTCTTGCAAATGGAAACATTCGCCATATGGAGGATGTGAAGAACTGCCTGGAACATActggtgctgatggtgtgcttTCAGCAGAAACGCTTCTAGAAAATCCAGCACTCTTTGCTGGTTTCAGGACAAAGGAATGGAAAGAAGATTGTGGTGAGAATGAAGATAGCGGCTTGGACCAGGCTGATCTAGTGATTGAATATTTGAAGCTGTGTGAGCAGTACCCTGTGCCATGGAGAATGGTTAGATCCCATGTCCACAAGATGTTGGGGGACTGGTTCAGGGTGCATCCAGAGGTGAGGGAGGAACTCAATAAGCAGAACATACTCACCTTCGAATGGTTGCATGACATGGTAATGAGGCTTAAGAAGCTCGGTGGAAGAGTGCCACTTTACAAAAAAGAGAGTGCACTGCAGACAACAGCAGATGGGCTAGCTGCTAGCAATGCTTGA